The Chryseobacterium sp. G0186 genome includes the window TATCATCGCTGATAAGCTTGACGTTGAAGAAACAGAAGTAACTCCTGAAGCTAGCTTCACTAACGATTTAGGAGCTGATTCACTAGATACAGTTGAACTAATCATGGAATTTGAAAAAGAATTTAACATTCAAATCCCTGATGATCAAGCTGAAAAAATTACTACTGTAGGACACGCTATCGCTTACATCGAAGAAGTAGTAAATAAATAATATTCTTCAACAAAAAAGAAATTAAACAAAGTTTATGGAATTAAAAAGAGTAGTTGTAACAGGATTTGGAGCAATAACACCAATAGGAAATAATGCAAAAGAATACTGGGAAAATCTTGTAAAAGGTGAGAGCGGTGCCGCTCCGATTACTCTTTTTGATGCCACAAACTTTAAGACAAAGTTCGCTTGCGAAGTGAAAAATTTCGATCCATTGCAACATTTCGATAAGAAAGAAGCAAAAAAAATGGACCGAAATACTCAATTGGGGCTTGTTGCTGCTAGAGAAGCAGTAACACATTCCAGAATTATGGAAGACAATGTAGATAAGAACAGAGTCGGTGTAATTTGGGGCTCCGGAATCGGTGGTTTAGAGACTTTTGAAACAGAGGTTTTAGGATGGGCCAATACGGAAATTCCTAGATTCAATCCGTTCTTTATTCCAAAAATGATTGCGGATATCACTCCAGGACACATCTCTATTGAGTATGGATTCCATGGACCGAATTATACTACTGTGTCTGCATGTGCTTCTTCGGCAAATGCTATAATTGATTCCAAGATGCTGATCCAATTAGGAAAAGCAGACGTGATTGTGTGCGGAGGCTCAGAAGCAGCCGTTACAGCAAGTGGTGTTGGTGGATTTAATGCAATGATGGCACTTTCTACAAGAAATGATGATCCAAAAACAGCTTCAAGACCTTTTGACAAAGACAGAGATGGATTTGTACTAGGAGAAGGAGCAGGTTCTATTATTCTTGAAGAATATGAACACGCAGTAAAGCGTGGTGCAACAATTTATGCAGAATTACTAGGAGGAGGTTTAAGTG containing:
- the fabF gene encoding beta-ketoacyl-ACP synthase II, whose amino-acid sequence is MELKRVVVTGFGAITPIGNNAKEYWENLVKGESGAAPITLFDATNFKTKFACEVKNFDPLQHFDKKEAKKMDRNTQLGLVAAREAVTHSRIMEDNVDKNRVGVIWGSGIGGLETFETEVLGWANTEIPRFNPFFIPKMIADITPGHISIEYGFHGPNYTTVSACASSANAIIDSKMLIQLGKADVIVCGGSEAAVTASGVGGFNAMMALSTRNDDPKTASRPFDKDRDGFVLGEGAGSIILEEYEHAVKRGATIYAELLGGGLSADAHHMTAPHPEGLGAYLVMKSCMEDAGLTADEVDHINMHGTSTPLGDIAESNAISRLLGEHAFDIQINSTKSMTGHLLGAAGVIEAIAALGTIIHGTVPPTINHFTDDENIDSRLNFTFNTAVKKDVKVAMSNTFGFGGHNACVLFKKI
- a CDS encoding acyl carrier protein, whose translation is MSDIASRVKAIIADKLDVEETEVTPEASFTNDLGADSLDTVELIMEFEKEFNIQIPDDQAEKITTVGHAIAYIEEVVNK